A single region of the Thermodesulfatator indicus DSM 15286 genome encodes:
- a CDS encoding PD-(D/E)XK nuclease family protein has protein sequence MAQIKALPSRDFLKNLLAHVSEEELFSPKTTFVFPTRRAGLYFRHYLFEKRKAPGLLPRIISIADLTAELATLLDQRPLITRADQAWVLWEITREMPFFEKITQSFDHFFPWGLRLAEILDLFERELIDAKNIIYPPEEELPFEARLFASHLGDIQRAFRERLKEMQVITSGERIRTLAENIDRIPNFPGALHLVGFFVLTKAEQKIFKTWLNNGAMLWWRLEGQEFSEIYHELERAFGQKAEIISSEEKRPEFHFYEAPDVHHELRAVKERLPKEVKTPDDTLILLCVAGHLIPLLYELPEDMPVNITLGYPLFRTPLAQLFLLFAELRESFHQEEVYIPAYLKLIKHPYLKGLKFQGKEALCFFHELEKTLREHGSPYLSLEEIENLAENEDLSRFLSWFHREFLKPWFNLNTTQGLATALRKLVKECTRVRLPALAEDTPETLLEKAFLYAFETEILPSLEKVSFATQKLRPHTLFTFLKELLRNIRAPFEGEPLEGLQIMGLLETRLLSFKRIFVLDANEDYLPSVEEVNPLLPEGLKPILGLPPREREELIERHHFFALVRGAQKVHIFYQSAISGKGEALGKKLRSRYVERLIWEEEQRLKRLAPEKVTFIPLKFDPAVFSRKESILKGQAEKEAVEKILSGRKHGISPSLLNTYLLCPVMFYFKYILGLKPTEKIADFDAKELGEIVHTALEEYFRPYIQKLYLPREDNDPERLISYFQEFFRLKNLYTILGPERRFFVEETAIFRLKRYLEFLEIKFPQGFVILDLEKEYHKEFQGFKLGGKLDRLEKREEKTFVLDYKTGTFLKTLSANHLKEKLFQYDPPANFDAESFYEFQEMLPDLQLFLYLFIVDADNAAYLQLASGNKSYIEKPLFSDRITPEEAQEFMTFKFPRLLEFLLRHMIESDAFYAARDEKTCSFCDYSLACECARK, from the coding sequence AAAAACCTTTTGGCGCATGTCTCCGAAGAGGAACTTTTCTCCCCTAAAACCACTTTTGTTTTTCCCACCAGGCGGGCAGGCCTTTATTTTCGTCATTATCTCTTTGAAAAGAGAAAAGCGCCAGGGCTTCTGCCCCGCATAATCAGCATTGCCGACTTAACCGCTGAGCTTGCCACTTTACTTGACCAGCGTCCTCTAATCACCCGGGCTGATCAGGCCTGGGTTCTCTGGGAGATAACCAGAGAAATGCCTTTTTTTGAGAAGATAACCCAGAGTTTTGATCATTTTTTCCCCTGGGGCCTGCGCTTAGCTGAAATACTAGACCTCTTTGAACGTGAGCTAATAGACGCCAAAAATATCATCTATCCTCCAGAAGAGGAACTTCCCTTTGAGGCCAGGCTCTTTGCTTCGCACCTTGGAGATATACAAAGGGCCTTTCGCGAGCGCTTAAAGGAAATGCAGGTCATTACTTCTGGGGAACGGATAAGAACGCTAGCTGAAAATATAGACCGTATTCCTAATTTTCCGGGAGCCCTTCATCTGGTAGGCTTTTTCGTGCTTACCAAGGCCGAGCAAAAAATATTCAAGACCTGGCTTAACAACGGGGCCATGCTCTGGTGGCGCCTTGAAGGGCAGGAGTTTTCTGAAATTTACCACGAACTAGAAAGGGCCTTTGGCCAAAAGGCTGAAATAATTTCTTCTGAAGAAAAGCGGCCTGAATTTCATTTTTACGAAGCTCCTGACGTGCACCATGAATTAAGGGCGGTTAAAGAACGCTTACCCAAAGAAGTAAAAACCCCTGATGATACATTAATTCTTCTTTGTGTGGCCGGACATTTAATTCCCCTACTTTATGAATTGCCAGAAGACATGCCGGTAAATATAACTCTTGGGTATCCTCTGTTTCGCACTCCCCTGGCCCAGCTTTTTCTTTTATTTGCTGAGCTAAGAGAAAGTTTTCATCAGGAGGAAGTTTATATTCCGGCCTATTTAAAGTTGATAAAACATCCTTATCTTAAAGGGCTTAAATTTCAAGGCAAAGAGGCCCTTTGTTTTTTCCACGAGCTGGAAAAGACTCTAAGGGAACACGGAAGCCCTTATCTTTCACTTGAGGAAATAGAAAATTTAGCTGAAAACGAAGACCTTTCTCGGTTTCTTTCCTGGTTTCACCGAGAGTTTTTAAAGCCCTGGTTTAACCTTAACACCACCCAGGGTTTAGCTACAGCCCTGCGAAAGCTTGTCAAAGAGTGTACTCGGGTGAGGCTTCCGGCCCTGGCTGAAGACACCCCTGAAACCCTGCTTGAGAAGGCCTTTTTATATGCCTTTGAAACTGAGATTCTGCCAAGCCTTGAAAAGGTCTCTTTTGCTACCCAAAAATTAAGACCGCACACCCTTTTTACCTTTTTAAAAGAACTTTTGCGAAACATAAGGGCACCTTTTGAAGGAGAACCGCTAGAAGGCCTTCAAATAATGGGTCTTCTTGAAACCAGGCTTCTTTCTTTCAAGCGCATCTTTGTGCTTGATGCCAATGAGGATTACCTCCCTTCAGTGGAAGAAGTAAATCCCCTTTTACCAGAAGGCCTAAAGCCAATACTTGGCCTCCCTCCTCGTGAGCGAGAAGAACTAATTGAAAGGCACCACTTCTTTGCTCTGGTGAGGGGAGCCCAAAAAGTCCATATCTTTTATCAGAGCGCCATAAGTGGAAAAGGCGAGGCCCTCGGGAAAAAACTTAGAAGCCGCTATGTGGAAAGGCTCATCTGGGAAGAAGAACAGAGGCTTAAAAGGCTTGCTCCTGAAAAGGTAACTTTTATTCCTTTAAAATTTGACCCTGCTGTTTTTAGCCGTAAGGAATCTATCCTCAAGGGACAGGCAGAAAAAGAAGCGGTGGAAAAGATACTTTCTGGGAGAAAGCACGGGATTTCGCCGTCTTTATTGAATACTTACCTTTTGTGTCCGGTGATGTTTTACTTTAAATATATTTTAGGCCTTAAGCCCACGGAAAAAATAGCAGACTTTGACGCCAAAGAACTCGGAGAAATTGTCCACACAGCACTTGAAGAATATTTTAGGCCTTATATTCAAAAACTTTATCTCCCCCGCGAAGACAACGACCCTGAGCGGCTGATAAGCTACTTTCAAGAATTTTTTAGACTGAAAAATCTTTACACTATTTTAGGCCCTGAAAGGCGTTTTTTTGTAGAAGAAACCGCTATTTTCAGACTTAAACGATATCTTGAGTTCCTGGAAATCAAGTTCCCTCAAGGCTTCGTTATCTTAGACCTGGAAAAAGAATATCATAAGGAATTTCAGGGTTTTAAGCTCGGGGGCAAACTTGACCGCTTGGAGAAAAGGGAAGAAAAGACCTTTGTGCTTGACTATAAAACCGGTACGTTTTTAAAGACCCTTTCCGCCAATCACCTGAAAGAAAAACTTTTTCAATATGACCCGCCGGCAAACTTTGATGCCGAAAGCTTTTACGAGTTTCAGGAGATGCTTCCCGACCTCCAGCTTTTTCTCTATCTTTTCATTGTGGATGCCGATAACGCTGCTTATCTCCAGCTAGCTTCGGGAAACAAAAGTTACATAGAAAAGCCTCTTTTTAGTGACAGAATAACGCCAGAAGAAGCCCAGGAATTTATGACTTTTAAATTCCCGCGTCTGCTTGAGTTTCTTTTGCGGCATATGATAGAATCCGATGCCTTTTACGCCGCGAGAGATGAAAAGACTTGCAGTTTTTGTGACTACAGCCTGGC